The Yersinia intermedia genome window below encodes:
- the mreB gene encoding rod shape-determining protein MreB: protein MFKKFRGMFSNDLSIDLGTANTLIYVKGQGIVLNEPSVVAIRQDRAGSPKSVAAVGHDAKQMLGRTPGNIAAIRPMKDGVIADFFVTEKMLQHFIKQVHSNSFMRPSPRVLVCVPVGATQVERRAIRESAQGAGAREVFLIEEPMAAAIGAGLPVSEATGSMVVDIGGGTTEVAVISLNGVVYSSSVRIGGDRFDEAIINYVRRNYGSLIGEATAERIKHSIGSAYPGDEVLEIEVRGRNLAEGVPRGFTLNSNEILEALQEPLTGIVSAVMVALEQCPPELASDISERGMVLTGGGALLRNLDRLLMEETGIPVVVAEDPLTCVARGGGKALEMIDMHGGDLFSEE from the coding sequence ATGTTTAAGAAATTTCGTGGCATGTTTTCCAACGACTTGTCCATCGACTTGGGTACCGCCAATACCCTTATTTATGTTAAAGGACAAGGCATTGTACTGAATGAACCTTCAGTGGTTGCTATTCGCCAGGATCGTGCCGGTTCACCAAAGAGCGTTGCGGCTGTGGGCCATGATGCTAAACAGATGCTTGGGCGCACCCCAGGCAATATCGCTGCTATTCGCCCAATGAAAGACGGCGTTATTGCCGATTTCTTTGTCACCGAAAAAATGCTGCAACACTTTATTAAGCAGGTTCACAGCAACAGCTTTATGCGCCCAAGTCCGCGTGTATTGGTGTGCGTACCGGTCGGGGCTACTCAGGTTGAGCGCCGTGCGATCCGTGAATCCGCTCAGGGCGCTGGCGCTCGTGAAGTGTTTTTGATTGAAGAGCCTATGGCTGCTGCTATTGGTGCCGGTCTGCCGGTTTCTGAAGCAACAGGTTCAATGGTCGTGGATATTGGTGGCGGTACCACAGAAGTGGCCGTTATCTCTCTGAACGGGGTTGTTTACTCTTCTTCTGTTCGTATCGGTGGCGACCGCTTTGATGAAGCGATCATTAATTATGTGCGCCGTAACTACGGTTCATTGATTGGTGAAGCGACTGCTGAACGTATCAAACACAGCATCGGTTCTGCTTATCCGGGTGATGAAGTTCTGGAAATTGAAGTGCGTGGTCGTAACCTTGCTGAAGGTGTGCCTCGTGGCTTTACACTGAACTCCAATGAGATCCTTGAAGCGCTGCAAGAGCCGCTGACTGGTATCGTTAGCGCGGTAATGGTTGCACTGGAACAATGCCCGCCAGAATTGGCTTCTGACATCTCTGAACGCGGTATGGTGCTAACCGGTGGTGGCGCATTGCTGCGTAATCTGGATCGCCTGCTGATGGAAGAGACCGGTATCCCAGTCGTAGTGGCAGAAGACC
- a CDS encoding MDR family oxidoreductase gives MRALVLDQIEGRTVAEVREISPSQLPAGNVTVDVNWSSLNYKDALAITGKGKIIREFPMVPGIDFAGTVHSSEDPRFHIGQSVLLTGWGVGENHWGGLAEQARVNGDWLVPMPEGLEPRKAMIIGTAGFTAMLCVMALEDGGVTPESGEVVVTGASGGVGSTAIALLSALGYQIAAISGRDSNSDYLKSLGAQRVLSRNDYLDAPRPLEKQLWAGAIDTVGDKLLAKVLAQMNYNGTVAACGLAGGYTLPTTVMPFILRNVRLQGVDSVMTPQPRRQQAWQRLLKILPDSFYQQASQSITLADAPTIAARLLANEVTGRTLVKVR, from the coding sequence ATGCGAGCACTGGTACTTGATCAAATTGAAGGCCGTACTGTCGCCGAAGTGCGTGAAATATCGCCCTCGCAATTGCCAGCCGGTAATGTCACGGTTGATGTCAATTGGTCCAGCCTGAATTATAAAGACGCGCTAGCCATCACCGGCAAAGGGAAGATTATCCGCGAATTCCCTATGGTGCCGGGTATTGATTTTGCTGGCACGGTTCACAGCAGTGAGGACCCACGTTTTCATATCGGTCAGTCAGTGTTACTGACTGGCTGGGGGGTGGGCGAAAATCATTGGGGCGGTTTAGCCGAGCAAGCGCGTGTGAATGGCGATTGGCTGGTTCCCATGCCTGAAGGGTTGGAGCCAAGAAAAGCCATGATTATCGGTACCGCAGGGTTCACCGCCATGTTGTGCGTCATGGCATTGGAAGACGGCGGCGTTACCCCCGAAAGTGGCGAAGTGGTGGTCACCGGAGCCAGCGGTGGCGTAGGTAGCACCGCAATTGCCTTACTGTCGGCGCTCGGTTACCAGATTGCGGCAATCTCAGGTCGTGACAGTAACAGTGACTATTTGAAAAGTCTCGGTGCGCAGCGGGTGCTCTCGCGCAATGATTATCTTGATGCGCCACGCCCACTGGAAAAACAGTTGTGGGCCGGTGCAATTGATACTGTCGGCGACAAATTGCTGGCTAAAGTGCTGGCACAGATGAATTACAACGGCACCGTTGCCGCTTGTGGATTGGCGGGTGGCTACACGCTGCCCACCACTGTGATGCCATTTATTCTGCGCAACGTGCGTTTACAAGGCGTGGATTCGGTGATGACACCTCAACCGCGCCGCCAGCAAGCCTGGCAGCGGTTGCTGAAAATCTTACCCGACAGTTTCTATCAGCAAGCATCGCAATCCATCACGCTGGCAGATGCGCCAACTATCGCCGCACGCCTGCTGGCGAATGAAGTCACTGGCCGGACGTTGGTTAAAGTTCGCTAA
- the csrD gene encoding RNase E specificity factor CsrD: MQFTTKLSAFMTLLVVSAMCLVLLGSTVSFFYLCQKKMEHRLQSIVTAYDQSLLLQPADKAREWLPIMMRTIGVVELSVQDQDRTLYHLKFPAIYTPWNSGSRYRNMVVPMLHQPGASMHFTYIDPLNSYTRSLYAAAVLSLVVIVIAMALLLSFRWLRDQTAGQEKLERRARRILNGEREYAISSDGHEWPPCASRAIDRLLAELMEVREERNRVDTLIRTFAAQDAKTGLSNRQFFDNQLTTQLEEEGAHGIVMMVQLPDFESLNETDDHQQVQELMRSLINLLSSFVARHPSALLARYHRSDIAILLPHKTLKDADVMAAQLVHAVGALPDPHVIDRESLLHMGIVAYRSGESVEQIMDNAGQATKNAAMYGGNGWYVFDTQVSEKGRGSVKWRTLLEQTLANGGPRLYQKPVITVDGKIHHREIISRIYDGEQELLAAEYTPLVQLLGLAERYDRQKIDRIIPLLALWPDETLAFSICVDSLLQRSFQRWLRDTLLQCRKSDRKRIIFELAEADVCQHIDRIRPMMRLLLGVGCKVMVSQAGLTVVSTSYIKSLRVEMIKLHPGLVRSINLRYENQLFVESLTGACAGTDTKVFAAGVLTREEWQTLKDKGIYGGQGNFFALPTLLNPGKKKYSY, from the coding sequence ATGCAATTTACAACCAAACTTTCTGCGTTTATGACGCTACTAGTGGTCTCGGCTATGTGCTTGGTGCTACTGGGTAGCACGGTAAGTTTCTTCTATTTATGCCAGAAAAAAATGGAGCACCGTCTCCAAAGTATCGTGACAGCTTATGATCAGTCGCTTCTGCTGCAACCGGCGGATAAAGCGCGCGAGTGGTTGCCTATCATGATGCGAACTATCGGTGTGGTGGAGCTCAGCGTCCAAGATCAAGACCGCACGCTGTATCATCTCAAATTCCCTGCAATTTATACGCCTTGGAATAGCGGAAGTAGATACCGCAACATGGTGGTACCGATGCTGCATCAACCTGGGGCATCGATGCATTTCACCTATATTGACCCCTTGAACAGCTATACCCGCTCTCTTTATGCTGCGGCCGTTTTATCGCTGGTGGTTATAGTGATTGCCATGGCGCTATTGCTGAGTTTCCGCTGGTTGCGTGATCAAACCGCAGGGCAGGAAAAACTTGAACGGCGAGCAAGGCGTATTCTTAACGGCGAACGTGAATATGCTATCAGTAGCGACGGGCATGAATGGCCGCCTTGTGCCAGTCGTGCCATTGACCGGCTATTGGCCGAGTTGATGGAAGTGAGGGAGGAGCGTAACCGTGTTGATACGCTTATTCGCACTTTTGCGGCACAAGATGCCAAAACCGGTCTCAGCAATCGCCAGTTTTTTGATAATCAACTGACTACCCAACTGGAGGAAGAGGGTGCCCATGGGATAGTCATGATGGTGCAGTTACCTGATTTTGAAAGTTTAAATGAAACTGATGATCATCAGCAGGTACAAGAACTGATGCGGTCGTTGATTAACCTGCTTTCTTCTTTTGTTGCCCGCCATCCCTCGGCGTTACTGGCGCGCTACCATCGTAGTGATATCGCGATTTTGTTGCCCCATAAAACGCTAAAAGATGCGGATGTTATGGCTGCTCAATTGGTTCATGCGGTTGGGGCGTTACCTGACCCTCATGTTATTGACCGCGAATCATTGCTGCATATGGGGATTGTGGCGTATCGCAGTGGGGAGTCAGTTGAACAGATTATGGATAATGCTGGACAAGCGACCAAAAATGCGGCGATGTATGGGGGGAATGGCTGGTATGTATTCGATACTCAAGTGTCAGAAAAAGGGCGTGGTAGTGTCAAATGGCGCACTTTACTGGAGCAGACGCTGGCTAACGGCGGGCCAAGGCTTTATCAGAAGCCGGTGATTACTGTTGACGGTAAAATTCATCACCGTGAAATAATCAGCCGTATCTATGATGGTGAGCAAGAGTTGTTAGCCGCTGAATATACACCATTAGTGCAATTGCTTGGCCTAGCGGAGCGTTACGACCGTCAAAAAATTGATCGGATAATTCCTTTATTAGCTTTATGGCCGGACGAAACTCTGGCATTTTCTATCTGCGTTGATTCATTATTGCAGCGTTCTTTTCAGCGTTGGCTGCGTGATACGCTATTACAATGCAGAAAGTCTGATAGAAAGCGAATTATCTTTGAACTTGCAGAGGCAGATGTGTGTCAACATATCGACCGAATCCGTCCGATGATGCGTTTATTGCTCGGTGTGGGCTGCAAGGTGATGGTGTCGCAGGCCGGATTAACGGTTGTTAGCACCTCTTACATCAAATCGCTACGGGTTGAAATGATTAAACTTCATCCTGGGTTAGTAAGAAGCATTAATTTACGTTATGAAAATCAGTTGTTTGTGGAAAGCCTGACGGGTGCCTGTGCGGGGACGGATACAAAAGTTTTTGCCGCAGGAGTGCTTACCCGTGAAGAATGGCAAACGCTGAAGGATAAGGGGATTTACGGTGGACAGGGCAATTTTTTTGCTCTGCCAACGCTTTTGAACCCCGGAAAGAAAAAATATTCGTATTAG